The proteins below are encoded in one region of Silene latifolia isolate original U9 population chromosome 2, ASM4854445v1, whole genome shotgun sequence:
- the LOC141642592 gene encoding cysteine-rich receptor-like protein kinase 15 isoform X1, with product MTRKCRAPDHCTKKLEILMATLAQASTLLIFILQIHLFSGNAKTLTITNNCSYTVWPAIVTTYLSATDRGSASVSGFALREGKSSVVVVPNQWSGRVWGRTLCSTDKSTGNFSCQTGDCGSGSMQCTSSVVNPVTLAEFVFGEFNTSNKDFYDVTVLAGYNLPLLVAPHVDSGTGPRCEVTGCVFDLQKSCQPAKFMVVSKSNDSMIIGCKMPSDFSLASLIFERPCPRAFSNYSDNSGENVTGTFTCNGSRASSYNITFCPSPAMSRLLSIHSPQALQPGLAPAPEPDTMSPMVLPSTLLSNTRKRKVHTAMLIAFPTVAGILILLLLGIYLCISKRKAIKKNVQTDEMKRFANSLQFDFTTIRLATHNFAAENKLGEGGFGEVYKGVLEGGQEVAVKRLSKRSAQGIAEFETEIVLVAGLQHKNLVKLLGYCSSPNESLLVYEFLPNSSLDKFLFDPAKKSSLDWQTRFNIISGIARGLLYLHEDSRIKVVHRDLKSSNILLDEAMDPKIADFGLARLFEVDQTRADTERIAGTFGYMAPEYAIKGRYSVKSDVYSFGVIVLEIVSGQRNRSFGRLQLDEALLHRAWRLWNEDEPLNLMDTELGDNFEEEQVLKCIQLGLLCIQENAIDRPRMTSIVSALSGATRLPTPKPPQFFGCAVEDEARDMTGAAPYVHTGDEFITSVYSRD from the exons ATGACACGGAAATGTAGAGCCCCTGACCACTGTACAAAGAAACTGGAAATTTTAATGGCTACACTAGCTCAAGCATCCACTCTGCTAATTTTTATTCTGCAGATTCATCTATTTTCCG GAAATGCTAAAACATTAACAATAACAAATAACTGTAGCTACACAGTTTGGCCAGCTATAGTAACTACTTATTTGAGTGCCACAGACAGAGGGTCAGCTAGTGTTTCTGGATTCGCCCTCCGGGAGGGCAAATCCAGTGTCGTTGTCGTTCCAAATCAATGGAGTGGTCGAGTATGGGGCCGAACGCTTTGCTCAACTGATAAATCAACTGGCAATTTCTCATGCCAGACCGGTGACTGCGGCAGTGGTAGTATGCAATGCACCTCTTCAGTTGTGAATCCTGTCACTTTAGCCGAGTTTGTTTTCGGTGAATTTAATACGAGTAATAAGGACTTCTACGACGTTACTGTGCTAGCTGGGTATAACCTCCCTTTGTTGGTTGCCCCACATGTTGATAGTGGGACTGGGCCTAGGTGCGAGGTCACTGGGTGTGTGTTTGACCTTCAAAAATCGTGTCAGCCTGCCAAGTTCATGGTGGTAAGCAAGAGTAATGATAGTATGATAATTGGGTGTAAAATGCCCTCCGATTTTTCGTTGGCTTCATTGATCTTCGAAAGACCTTGTCCACGAGCTTTTAGCAACTACAGCGACAACAGTGGAGAGAATGTGACTGGTACCTTCACTTGCAATGGTTCTAGGGCGTCTTCATATAACATTACTTTCTGCCCCTCGCCTGCTATGTCCAG ACTTCTTTCCATACATTCTCCACAAGCATTACAGCCCGGATTGGCACCGGCACCGGAACCAGACACAATGTCACCAATGGTGTTGCCCTCAACCTTACTTA GCAATACCCGTAAAAGGAAGGTACATACGGCTATGCTAATTGCCTTTCCGACAGTAGCCGGGATTTTGATACTGTTACTGCTTGGAATATATCTCTGTATTTCTAAAAGGAAAGCCATTAAAAAAAATG TTCAAACAGATGAGATGAAAAGGTTTGCAAATTCTTTGCAATTCGATTTCACTACAATTCGACTAGCTACACACAACTTTGCAGCTGAAAATAAACTTGGAGAAGGTGGATTTGGTGAAGTCTACAAA GGCGTACTTGAGGGTGGACAAGAAGTAGCTGTGAAAAGACTTTCCAAACGATCAGCACAAGGAATTGCAGAATTTGAAACGGAAATTGTCCTTGTTGCTGGGCTACAACATAAAAACCTAGTAAAACTATTAGGATATTGCTCATCGCCTAATGAAAGCCTACTTGTTTACGAGTTTCTTCCCAATTCAAGCTTGGATAAATTCCTATTTG ATCCCGCCAAGAAATCATCATTAGATTGGCAAACTAGATTCAATATTATCAGTGGTATTGCAAGAGGGCTTCTATATCTTCACGAGGATTCTCGAATTAAGGTCGTACATCGAGATCTCAAATCAAGCAATATATTACTTGATGAAGCCATGGACCCGAAGATTGCTGATTTTGGCTTGGCAAGGCTTTTTGAAGTTGATCAAACTCGAGCAGACACTGAGAGAATAGCTGGCACTTT TGGCTATATGGCCCCGGAATACGCAATAAAGGGTCGTTACTCGGTGAAGTCAGATGTGTACAGTTTCGGAGTCATAGTGCTTGAGATAGTAAGTGGTCAAAGGAATCGATCATTTGGACGATTGCAGCTGGACGAGGCGTTACTACACCGA GCATGGAGGCTGTGGAACGAGGATGAGCCATTGAATCTAATGGATACAGAGTTGGGAGACAACTTTGAAGAGGAACAAGTACTAAAATGCATCCAATTAGGATTATTATGCATCCAAGAAAATGCTATTGACAGGCCGAGAATGACCTCCATTGTTTCTGCTCTTAGTGGTGCTACTCGCCTCCCGACACCAAAGCCGCCTCAGTTTTTTGGTTGTGCAGTTGAAGATGAAGCTCGCGATATGACAGGTGCAGCTCCATATGTGCATACAGGGGATGAATTTATCACCAGTGTGTATTCTCGTGACTGA
- the LOC141642593 gene encoding berberine bridge enzyme-like D-2 has product MSVVSCSAQQLFLINYLYRVLIQLKHNQPFMAKIHNNNLNLLIYFLLFSNQFPIYLFQKPTQDSLISCLNNHKLTNYSTQSSSNFHHLHRFSLQNLRAKRFPHPYAIILPETKEQLISTILCCRKSSLEIQIRGGGHSYEGISSMPRGSNPFVIIDMMNLNRVIVNVESETAWVEGGATLGELYTAIAEKGSGYGFPAGVGPTVGVSGHFSGGGIGVMSRKYGLSADNVVDIGLIDAEGRDLGRAEMGEDVFWAVRGGGGGNFGIVYKWKVQLVKVPQRVTCFRVTKQGPNNHELAKLMYKWQFIAPKLEDDFYLAIYLTNGANKEVYVTFLGFYLGSKTEAMSVKNREFPELAIEEEEYREMSWIESVLYFSNLPNESTIHDLKSRYFVGKSCIKTKSDYVRDYVSVKGLEGMLDMVALEPNGLVILDPYGGIMDRIEIDAIPFPHRKGNLYNILYVAFWREEDGEDRYLSWVRRFYEYMTPFVTATPRGAYVNYVDLDLGTVDAIEDGNIVEKAKSWGEKYFISNYDRLVKAKTIIDPHNVFNHIQGIYPANVQYHDEL; this is encoded by the coding sequence ATGTCAGTAGTCAGCTGCTCAGCTCAGCAGCTCTTTCTAATCAACTACCTCTACCGAGTACTGATCCAACTCAAACACAATCAACCATTCATGGCGAAAATACACAATAATAATCTTAATCTCCTCATTTATTTTCTCCTATTTTCCAATCAATTCCCTATTTATCTTTTCCAAAAACCAACACAAGATTCCTTAATTTCATGCCTAAATAATCACAAACTCACAAACTATTCTACACAATCTTCATCTAACTTCCACCACCTTCATAGATTCTCTCTACAGAATCTAAGAGCAAAAAGATTCCCTCATCCATACGCAATAATCTTGCCTGAAACCAAGGAGCAACTTATCAGTACTATACTATGCTGCAGGAAATCATCTCTAGAGATACAAATCAGAGGTGGGGGCCACAGCTACGAGGGTATCTCCTCAATGCCACGTGGCAGCAACCCATTTGTGATCATCGACATGATGAATCTCAACCGTGTGATAGTCAATGTCGAATCCGAGACTGCGTGGGTGGAGGGTGGTGCCACACTGGGGGAGTTGTACACCGCTATTGCTGAGAAAGGTAGCGGATACGGGTTTCCAGCAGGTGTCGGGCCGACTGTTGGGGTGAGTGGGCATTTCTCTGGGGGTGGGATTGGAGTGATGAGCCGAAAGTATGGGCTTTCCGCGGATAATGTGGTGGATATTGGTTTAATTGACGCCgagggacgggatttgggccgggCCGAAATGGGGGAGGATGTGTTTTGGGCCGTTCGTGGCGGGGGTGGTGGGAATTTTGGGATAGTCTATAAGTGGAAGGTTCAACTGGTTAAAGTACCTCAAAGGGTTACTTGTTTTCGTGTGACCAAACAAGGTCCAAATAATCATGAATTGGCTAAGTTAATGTATAAGTGGCAATTTATTGCACCAAAATTAGAGGATGATTTTTATCTAGCAATTTATCTTACTAATGGTGCAAACAAAGAAGTGTATGTTACATTCTTAGGATTTTACTTGGGTTCGAAAACCGAAGCAATGTCGGTAAAGAACCGAGAATTTCCCGAGTTGGCTATTGAAGAGGAAGAATATCGCGAAATGAGTTGGATTGAATCAGTTTTATATTTTTCGAATCTTCCGAATGAGAGCACGATTCATGACTTGAAATCGCGGTATTTTGTGGGTAAGTCGTGTATTAAGACTAAATCTGACTATGTAAGGGACTATGTCTCGGTCAAAGGCCTAGAGGGTATGCTTGATATGGTTGCATTGGAACCCAATGGACTTGTTATATTGGACCCGTATGGCGGAATTATGGATCGGATTGAAATAGATGCGATTCCTTTTCCTCATAGGAAAGGGAACTTGTACAATATTTTGTATGTAGCATTTTGGAGGGAGGAAGATGGTGAAGATCGGTACTTGAGTTGGGTTAGGAGGTTTTACGAGTACATGACGCCTTTTGTGACGGCGACACCTAGAGGCGCATACGTGAACTATGTGGACCTTGATCTTGGGACGGTAGATGCCATTGAAGATGGTAATATTGTGGAGAAGGCAAAGAGTTGGGGGGAGAAATACTTTATAAGTAATTATGATAGGTTGGTTAAGGCCAAGACGATTATTGATCCTCACAATGTATTCAATCACATCCAAGGGATCTACCCTGCTAATGTACAATATCATGATGAGCTGTGA
- the LOC141642594 gene encoding putative cysteine-rich receptor-like protein kinase 31 isoform X2 produces MIWTALLAMVRGRLHITLLSAPLLLCPGNTSKGKVHTALMIAFPTAAGILIFILLGIYLYISKRKAIKTFNVQTDEMQRFVDSLQFDFNRIRLATHNFAVNNKLGEGGFGEVYKGELEGGQQVAVKRLSKNSVQGIAEFQTEIVLVAKLQHKNLVKLLGYCASPKESLLVYEFLPNSSLDKFLFDPAKKSSLDWQTRFNIISGIARGLQYLHEDSRIKVVHRDLKSSNILLDEDMNPKIADFGLARLFEVDQTQGDTKRIVGTYGYMAPEYAITGHYSVKSDVFSFGVIVLEIVSGQRNRFFRRLQLDEALLHRAWRLWNEDEPLNLIDTELGDNFEEEEVLKCIQLGLLCIQENAIDRPRMTAIVAALNGQAIRLPTPKPPHFFGSAVVDEATDMADEYPAPYVHTGNENITNVYSRD; encoded by the exons ATGATATGGACAGCTTTGCTTGCGATGGTTCGAGGGCGTCTTCATATAACATTACTTTCTGCCCCTCTACTGCTATGTCCAG GCAATACCAGTAAAGGGAAGGTGCATACGGCTTTGATGATTGCCTTTCCGACAGCAGCTGGAATTTTGATTTTTATACTGCTTGGTATATATCTCTACATTTCTAAAAGGAAGGCCATTAAAACATTCAATG TTCAAACAGATGAGATGCAAAGGTTTGTGGATTCTTTGCAATTCGATTTCAATAGAATTCGACTAGCTACACACAACTTCGCGGTAAATAATAAACTTGGAGAAGGTGGATTTGGTGAAGTCTACAAA GGGGAACTTGAGGGTGGACAACAAGTAGCTGTGAAGAGGCTTTCCAAAAATTCAGTACAAGGAATTGCTGAATTCCAAACTGAAATTGTCCTTGTTGCCAAACTCCAACACAAAAACCTGGTAAAACTATTAGGATATTGCGCATCGCCTAAGGAAAGCCTACTTGTCTACGAGTTTCTTCCCAATTCAAGCTTGGATAAATTCCTATTTG ATCCCGCCAAGAAATCATCTTTAGATTGGCAAACTAGATTCAATATTATCAGTGGTATTGCAAGAGGGCTTCAGTATCTTCATGAGGATTCTCGAATTAAGGTCGTACATCGAGATCTCAAATCAAGCAATATCTTACTTGATGAAGACATGAACCCGAAGATTGCAGATTTTGGCTTGGCAAGACTTTTTGAAGTTGACCAAACTCAAGGGGACACTAAGAGAATAGTTGGCACTTA TGGCTATATGGCCCCGGAGTACGCAATAACGGGTCATTACTCGGTGAAATCAGATGTTTTCAGTTTTGGGGTCATAGTGCTTGAGATAGTAAGTGGCCAAAGGAATCGATTCTTTAGACGATTGCAGCTCGATGAGGCACTACTACACCGA GCATGGCGGCTATGGAACGAGGATGAGCCATTGAATCTAATAGATACAGAGTTGGGAGACAACTTTGAAGAGGAAGAAGTACTAAAATGCATCCAATTAGGATTGCTGTGTATCCAAGAAAATGCTATTGACAGGCCGAGAATGACCGCCATTGTTGCTGCCCTTAATGGTCAAGCTATTCGCCTTCCGACACCAAAGCCGCCTCATTTTTTTGGTTCCGCGGTTGTTGACGAAGCTACGGATATGGCGGATGAATATCCCGCTCCATACGTGCATACGGGGAATGAAAATATCACGAATGTGTATTCTCGTGACTGA
- the LOC141642592 gene encoding cysteine-rich receptor-like protein kinase 19 isoform X2 — protein MTRKCRAPDHCTKKLEILMATLAQASTLLIFILQIHLFSGNAKTLTITNNCSYTVWPAIVTTYLSATDRGSASVSGFALREGKSSVVVVPNQWSGRVWGRTLCSTDKSTGNFSCQTGDCGSGSMQCTSSVVNPVTLAEFVFGEFNTSNKDFYDVTVLAGYNLPLLVAPHVDSGTGPRCEVTGCVFDLQKSCQPAKFMVVSKSNDSMIIGCKMPSDFSLASLIFERPCPRAFSNYSDNSGENVTGTFTCNGSRASSYNITFCPSPAMSRLLSIHSPQALQPGLAPAPEPDTMSPMVLPSTLLIQTDEMKRFANSLQFDFTTIRLATHNFAAENKLGEGGFGEVYKGVLEGGQEVAVKRLSKRSAQGIAEFETEIVLVAGLQHKNLVKLLGYCSSPNESLLVYEFLPNSSLDKFLFDPAKKSSLDWQTRFNIISGIARGLLYLHEDSRIKVVHRDLKSSNILLDEAMDPKIADFGLARLFEVDQTRADTERIAGTFGYMAPEYAIKGRYSVKSDVYSFGVIVLEIVSGQRNRSFGRLQLDEALLHRAWRLWNEDEPLNLMDTELGDNFEEEQVLKCIQLGLLCIQENAIDRPRMTSIVSALSGATRLPTPKPPQFFGCAVEDEARDMTGAAPYVHTGDEFITSVYSRD, from the exons ATGACACGGAAATGTAGAGCCCCTGACCACTGTACAAAGAAACTGGAAATTTTAATGGCTACACTAGCTCAAGCATCCACTCTGCTAATTTTTATTCTGCAGATTCATCTATTTTCCG GAAATGCTAAAACATTAACAATAACAAATAACTGTAGCTACACAGTTTGGCCAGCTATAGTAACTACTTATTTGAGTGCCACAGACAGAGGGTCAGCTAGTGTTTCTGGATTCGCCCTCCGGGAGGGCAAATCCAGTGTCGTTGTCGTTCCAAATCAATGGAGTGGTCGAGTATGGGGCCGAACGCTTTGCTCAACTGATAAATCAACTGGCAATTTCTCATGCCAGACCGGTGACTGCGGCAGTGGTAGTATGCAATGCACCTCTTCAGTTGTGAATCCTGTCACTTTAGCCGAGTTTGTTTTCGGTGAATTTAATACGAGTAATAAGGACTTCTACGACGTTACTGTGCTAGCTGGGTATAACCTCCCTTTGTTGGTTGCCCCACATGTTGATAGTGGGACTGGGCCTAGGTGCGAGGTCACTGGGTGTGTGTTTGACCTTCAAAAATCGTGTCAGCCTGCCAAGTTCATGGTGGTAAGCAAGAGTAATGATAGTATGATAATTGGGTGTAAAATGCCCTCCGATTTTTCGTTGGCTTCATTGATCTTCGAAAGACCTTGTCCACGAGCTTTTAGCAACTACAGCGACAACAGTGGAGAGAATGTGACTGGTACCTTCACTTGCAATGGTTCTAGGGCGTCTTCATATAACATTACTTTCTGCCCCTCGCCTGCTATGTCCAG ACTTCTTTCCATACATTCTCCACAAGCATTACAGCCCGGATTGGCACCGGCACCGGAACCAGACACAATGTCACCAATGGTGTTGCCCTCAACCTTACTTA TTCAAACAGATGAGATGAAAAGGTTTGCAAATTCTTTGCAATTCGATTTCACTACAATTCGACTAGCTACACACAACTTTGCAGCTGAAAATAAACTTGGAGAAGGTGGATTTGGTGAAGTCTACAAA GGCGTACTTGAGGGTGGACAAGAAGTAGCTGTGAAAAGACTTTCCAAACGATCAGCACAAGGAATTGCAGAATTTGAAACGGAAATTGTCCTTGTTGCTGGGCTACAACATAAAAACCTAGTAAAACTATTAGGATATTGCTCATCGCCTAATGAAAGCCTACTTGTTTACGAGTTTCTTCCCAATTCAAGCTTGGATAAATTCCTATTTG ATCCCGCCAAGAAATCATCATTAGATTGGCAAACTAGATTCAATATTATCAGTGGTATTGCAAGAGGGCTTCTATATCTTCACGAGGATTCTCGAATTAAGGTCGTACATCGAGATCTCAAATCAAGCAATATATTACTTGATGAAGCCATGGACCCGAAGATTGCTGATTTTGGCTTGGCAAGGCTTTTTGAAGTTGATCAAACTCGAGCAGACACTGAGAGAATAGCTGGCACTTT TGGCTATATGGCCCCGGAATACGCAATAAAGGGTCGTTACTCGGTGAAGTCAGATGTGTACAGTTTCGGAGTCATAGTGCTTGAGATAGTAAGTGGTCAAAGGAATCGATCATTTGGACGATTGCAGCTGGACGAGGCGTTACTACACCGA GCATGGAGGCTGTGGAACGAGGATGAGCCATTGAATCTAATGGATACAGAGTTGGGAGACAACTTTGAAGAGGAACAAGTACTAAAATGCATCCAATTAGGATTATTATGCATCCAAGAAAATGCTATTGACAGGCCGAGAATGACCTCCATTGTTTCTGCTCTTAGTGGTGCTACTCGCCTCCCGACACCAAAGCCGCCTCAGTTTTTTGGTTGTGCAGTTGAAGATGAAGCTCGCGATATGACAGGTGCAGCTCCATATGTGCATACAGGGGATGAATTTATCACCAGTGTGTATTCTCGTGACTGA
- the LOC141642594 gene encoding cysteine-rich receptor-like protein kinase 44 isoform X1 has product MDSFACDGSRASSYNITFCPSTAMSRLLSIPASQALQPALAPISHQNLTSNTSKGKVHTALMIAFPTAAGILIFILLGIYLYISKRKAIKTFNVQTDEMQRFVDSLQFDFNRIRLATHNFAVNNKLGEGGFGEVYKGELEGGQQVAVKRLSKNSVQGIAEFQTEIVLVAKLQHKNLVKLLGYCASPKESLLVYEFLPNSSLDKFLFDPAKKSSLDWQTRFNIISGIARGLQYLHEDSRIKVVHRDLKSSNILLDEDMNPKIADFGLARLFEVDQTQGDTKRIVGTYGYMAPEYAITGHYSVKSDVFSFGVIVLEIVSGQRNRFFRRLQLDEALLHRAWRLWNEDEPLNLIDTELGDNFEEEEVLKCIQLGLLCIQENAIDRPRMTAIVAALNGQAIRLPTPKPPHFFGSAVVDEATDMADEYPAPYVHTGNENITNVYSRD; this is encoded by the exons ATGGACAGCTTTGCTTGCGATGGTTCGAGGGCGTCTTCATATAACATTACTTTCTGCCCCTCTACTGCTATGTCCAG ACTACTCTCCATACCTGCTTCACAAGCATTACAGCCGGCATTGGCACCAATTTCACACCAGAACTTAACCA GCAATACCAGTAAAGGGAAGGTGCATACGGCTTTGATGATTGCCTTTCCGACAGCAGCTGGAATTTTGATTTTTATACTGCTTGGTATATATCTCTACATTTCTAAAAGGAAGGCCATTAAAACATTCAATG TTCAAACAGATGAGATGCAAAGGTTTGTGGATTCTTTGCAATTCGATTTCAATAGAATTCGACTAGCTACACACAACTTCGCGGTAAATAATAAACTTGGAGAAGGTGGATTTGGTGAAGTCTACAAA GGGGAACTTGAGGGTGGACAACAAGTAGCTGTGAAGAGGCTTTCCAAAAATTCAGTACAAGGAATTGCTGAATTCCAAACTGAAATTGTCCTTGTTGCCAAACTCCAACACAAAAACCTGGTAAAACTATTAGGATATTGCGCATCGCCTAAGGAAAGCCTACTTGTCTACGAGTTTCTTCCCAATTCAAGCTTGGATAAATTCCTATTTG ATCCCGCCAAGAAATCATCTTTAGATTGGCAAACTAGATTCAATATTATCAGTGGTATTGCAAGAGGGCTTCAGTATCTTCATGAGGATTCTCGAATTAAGGTCGTACATCGAGATCTCAAATCAAGCAATATCTTACTTGATGAAGACATGAACCCGAAGATTGCAGATTTTGGCTTGGCAAGACTTTTTGAAGTTGACCAAACTCAAGGGGACACTAAGAGAATAGTTGGCACTTA TGGCTATATGGCCCCGGAGTACGCAATAACGGGTCATTACTCGGTGAAATCAGATGTTTTCAGTTTTGGGGTCATAGTGCTTGAGATAGTAAGTGGCCAAAGGAATCGATTCTTTAGACGATTGCAGCTCGATGAGGCACTACTACACCGA GCATGGCGGCTATGGAACGAGGATGAGCCATTGAATCTAATAGATACAGAGTTGGGAGACAACTTTGAAGAGGAAGAAGTACTAAAATGCATCCAATTAGGATTGCTGTGTATCCAAGAAAATGCTATTGACAGGCCGAGAATGACCGCCATTGTTGCTGCCCTTAATGGTCAAGCTATTCGCCTTCCGACACCAAAGCCGCCTCATTTTTTTGGTTCCGCGGTTGTTGACGAAGCTACGGATATGGCGGATGAATATCCCGCTCCATACGTGCATACGGGGAATGAAAATATCACGAATGTGTATTCTCGTGACTGA
- the LOC141639178 gene encoding cysteine-rich receptor-like protein kinase 6 codes for MIIPLFSSAPTYVNSICSNTTMFTTKSQYQTNLNTVFQYLSDNATNPFGFHAAQAGNGTKNFVYGHFLCRGDQVPSSCQECVTTATTTDLPKTYCPNRKEAIIWYDQCMVRYSNKSFFGVLQQDPGLVLTNTQNVTGNVSQFFIDVMNNMMNNVVIRAANGGPNKKYATTYAPYPGLMGIYGLEQCTPDLSALNCAQCLLNAIGSLPISEGAQTILPSCSVRFEISPFFNGASNLTVSPPPPSLPPSPPASRNNSTRTSSSSGNTTKRKLRTSMTVAFPTAAAIAILLFLGIYLCVSRWKATEKVNVKTDEVRRFADSLQFDFNTIQVATHNFAAENKLGEGGFGEVYKGQLKGGQEVAAKRLSKNSIQGIAEFETEIVLVARLQHKNLVKLLGYCASPDESLLVYEFLPNSSLDKFLFDPAKKSILNWRSRFNIIYGIAKGLQYLHEDSRIKVVHRDLKSSNILLDEDMNPKIADFGLARLFEVDQTQGDTKRIVGTYGYMAPEYAITGHYSVKSDVYSFGVIVLEIVSGQRNRSFGRLQLDEALLHRVWRLWNEDEPLNVIDTVLEDNFEEEQVLKCIQLGLLCIQEHAIDRPRMTSIVAALSGQAIRLPTPKPPHFFSGAVDDEARDIPDGYTFPYMHTGNETITNVYSRD; via the exons ATGATAATTCCACTATTTTCATCAGCGCCAACTTATGTGAACAGCATCTGCTCAAACACTACCATGTTCACCACCAAGAGCCAATACCAAACAAATCTAAACACCGTTTTTCAGTATCTTTCTGATAACGCCACCAACCCTTTCGGCTTCCACGCGGCGCAAGCTGGGAACGGGACTAAAAACTTTGTGTACGGCCACTTCCTTTGCCGTGGAGATCAAGTCCCCAGCTCGTGCCAGGAATGTGTGACTACGGCAACCACAACGGATCTACCAAAGACATATTGTCCTAATAGAAAAGAAGCAATTATATGGTACGACCAGTGTATGGTACGCTACTCCAATAAGTCGTTTTTTGGAGTGCTGCAGCAAGACCCTGGTCTAGTACTAACTAATACACAAAATGTTACGGGGAATGTATCACAATTTTTTATAGATGTAATGAACAATATGATGAATAATGTTGTTATTCGAGCTGCCAATGGCGGCCCGAATAAAAAATATGCGACGACTTATGCACCTTATCCAGGTTTGATGGGAATTTATGGGTTGGAGCAATGTACCCCTGATCTTAGCGCTCTTAATTGTGCCCAATGTTTGCTAAATGCAATCGGGTCGCTACCAATTAGTGAGGGGGCCCAAACAATTTTGCCGAGTTGCTCTGTTAGATTTGAAATCTCACCCTTCTTCAATGGCGCTTCCAATTTGACGGTATCACCCCCGCCACCATCATTGCCACCGTCACCGCCTGCATCGAGGAACAATTCAACCAGGACAAGTTCTAGTAGTG GCAACACTACTAAAAGGAAGCTGCGTACCTCTATGACGGTTGCCTTTCCAACTGCAGCTGCGATTGCGATTTTGCTTTTCCTTGGTATATATCTTTGTGTTTCTAGATGGAAGGCCACTGAAAAAGTTAATG TAAAAACAGATGAGGTGAGAAGGTTTGCGGATTCCTTGCAGTTCGACTTCAATACAATACAGGTTGCTACACACAATTTCGCGGCAGAAAATAAACTTGGAGAAGGTGGATTTGGTGAAGTCTACAAA GGCCAACTTAAGGGTGGACAAGAAGTAGCTGCAAAAAGGCTTTCCAAAAATTCAATACAAGGAATTGCAGAATTTGAAACGGAAATTGTACTAGTTGCTAGACTACAACATAAAAACCTGGTAAAACTATTAGGATATTGTGCATCGCCTGATGAAAGCCTACTTGTCTATGAGTTTCTTCCCAATTCAAGCTTGGATAAATTCCTATTTG ATCCCGCTAAAAAATCAATTTTAAATTGGCGAAGTAGATTCAATATTATCTATGGGATTGCAAAAGGGCTTCAATATCTTCACGAGGATTCTCGAATTAAGGTCGTACATCGAGATCTCAAATCAAGCAATATATTACTTGATGAAGACATGAACCCAAAGATTGCGGATTTTGGCTTGGCAAGGCTTTTTGAAGTTGATCAAACTCAAGGAGATACTAAGAGAATTGTTGGCACTTA TGGCTATATGGCTCCGGAATATGCAATAACGGGTCACTACTCGGTGAAATCAGATGTGTACAGTTTTGGGGTCATAGTGCTTGAGATAGTAAGTGGCCAAAGGAATCGATCCTTTGGACGATTGCAGCTAGACGAGGCGTTACTACACCGA gTATGGAGGCTGTGGAATGAGGATGAGCCACTGAATGTAATAGATACAGTGTTGGAAGACAACTTTGAAGAGGAACAAGTACTAAAATGCATCCAATTAGGATTATTGTGCATCCAAGAACATGCTATTGATAGGCCGAGAATGACCTCCATTGTTGCTGCCCTTAGTGGTCAAGCTATTCGACTCCCAACACCAAAGCCGCCTCATTTTTTTAGTGGCGCAGTTGATGATGAAGCTCGCGATATTCCCGATGGGTATACCTTTCCGTACATGCATACAGGGAATGAAACAATCACCAATGTGTATTCTCGTGACTGA